A window of the Fulvia fulva chromosome 3, complete sequence genome harbors these coding sequences:
- a CDS encoding Averufin oxidase A: MPTYALLGATGGTGSAILRCLLSEPPVDLTLRILVRSRDKLLASFPGLEQSTVVQIKIVQGTSTDIVALGQCLEGASVIFNVVATNESKVGLSLCHDTAGTVIDTLESLQTTNKQHYSKPTVIQLRSASLNLELNSGTPWLVTLFLSFCLHYIYSDIERASQLYERTVRNQPDLMDYIYIDPPALHGAGRTKRTGYELISKGAAVNGVSYADLGAAFCEVASRKDEFRGRAVGLVGTGKIDETWKVLLNYNYLGAKSRIFG, from the coding sequence ATGCCTACGTATGCGCTGCTTGGGGCTACTGGCGGGACAGGATCAGCCATTCTTCGCTGCCTCTTGTCCGAGCCTCCGGTGGACCTCACGCTTCGCATACTCGTGCGATCTAGAGACAAGCTCTTGGCATCGTTTCCAGGGCTGGAGCAGTCAACAGTCGTCCAGATCAAGATTGTCCAGGGCACTTCGACGGATATAGTCGCACTGGGACAATGTCTCGAAGGCGCCTCCGTGATCTTCAACGTGGTGGCAACCAACGAAAGCAAGGTCGGGCTCTCTCTGTGCCACGACACAGCGGGGACGGTCATTGATACATTGGAGAGCTTGCAGACCACGAACAAGCAGCATTATTCCAAGCCAACTGTGATCCAGCTACGAAGTGCTTCCCTCAATCTTGAGCTGAACTCTGGCACGCCATGGCTTGTCACGCTATTCCTAAGCTTCTGCTTGCATTACATCTACTCCGACATCGAGCGCGCCAGCCAACTTTATGAACGCACTGTGCGCAATCAGCCGGACTTGATGGACTATATTTATATTGATCCGCCAGCACTTCACGGAGCTGGCCGCACAAAGCGCACGGGATATGAACTGATCTCCAAAGGTGCTGCGGTGAATGGCGTCAGTTATGCTGATCTGGGAGCTGCTTTCTGCGAAGTCGCCTCGCGGAAGGACGAGTTTCGTGGCAGAGCTGTCGGCTTGGTTGGTACTGGCAAGATCGACGAGACGTGGAAGGTGCTGCTGAACTACAACTATCTCGGAGCCAAGAGCAGGATCTTTGGCTAG